The Acidobacteriota bacterium region CACCGCTCCCTCGTAGACGGCGATGGGCTCGTCAACGAAAGAGAACTCCAGCATGTGGGCTTCCGGGAAGGTGATCCGCGGGGCGGGCCAGCCCTCCGGCAGCAGCAGCTGGATCTCGGTGGGGATCAGATAGTCGAGGGTCGGCTGGTCGCTGTTGATGTGCCAGCCGCTCTCGACGGTGACCAGGGTCGCCAGCCGGAGAGTGCTGCCGGGAGCATAGGAATCCCGATGGGCCAGCAGTTCGACGGTGGCCTTTTCCTCGCGGTGGAATTGGGCGTCGGCGTCACCGGCGGGCAGGCCGGCGAAGAGCACCAGGCTGAGCGCCAGCGCCCAGAAGGCAGCCAGGGCTCGCGGCGAGGTCCATCGATGGCGTCGGCGCAACGCTTCGCCCCCGGCATGCACGGTTAGCAGACCTCCACGGTGCAGGTGCCGCTCTCTGTGGGCTCCACCGCCAGAAGGTCGATGGAGCGGTCGGCGGTGTGGGCCTGGCGGTCGTCGTAAGCGGTCACCGCCTGCTCGACCCGCTGGAGAAACTTATCCTTGGGGAGGAAGCCGCTGATGGCGGTGACTCGGTCGAGGTCGGAGGTCAGCAGCAGGGTCACGGGGACCCCGCGGGTCCCGTAACGGCGCTGAACCTTGGGACCGTCGTCATGCTCTTCCACATCCAGCTTGAGCATCACGAAGTCGTTCCGCAGCTGCTCGAACTCCTGGCTGGCAAAGACCTGCTGATCCAGCCGCCGGCACCAGCCACACCAGCTGGCGTAGAGATTCACCAGGATCTTCTTGTCGTCTGCCTGGGCTAGCTCCTGAGCATCG contains the following coding sequences:
- a CDS encoding thioredoxin family protein — encoded protein: MPKTFCSYLLRSAALACALIFVWGLAPEAAALGHPPADSDTATQEARSESSATLPAIPESGWVHSLHDAQELAQADDKKILVNLYASWCGWCRRLDQQVFASQEFEQLRNDFVMLKLDVEEHDDGPKVQRRYGTRGVPVTLLLTSDLDRVTAISGFLPKDKFLQRVEQAVTAYDDRQAHTADRSIDLLAVEPTESGTCTVEVC